The Gossypium hirsutum isolate 1008001.06 chromosome D06, Gossypium_hirsutum_v2.1, whole genome shotgun sequence genome contains the following window.
GCTCATGCAAGAGTTCGAAGCCTAGCATTTAGGAGTACCGTGTTATACCTACTAAACCTAGAGAATGCAGTGTAATTTATTACCCTTGCAACTATGAGGGCGTATTTATTCTacatccttttcttttctttatgtgTGTGTGGAGAAGTATTAAAGCCTAACTGTTTGCTGTTTAAATTTGGAAATGAATTGAGggtctcttttcttttctctagAACCTCTTGCCTTAATTATGAAGCATCTCCGAGCAGGGGAGATTTTGTTTATTACGTGTGTGTCGCGTATGTAAAAGCTGATAGAGTGCTTTGGCTATGTTTGCCTTAGATGAGCTACTTGAAGCTGTTgttctcttatatatatatatatctaaaactTCTTTTGCTTTCAGCTGCAGGGTTTACTTCCATGACAGAAATTACAGATATGGAAACAATCCCTGGGGAGAGTAACAATCAGCTGGCACTGACCACTCCCGAAGCGCAGCCTATCAAGCGCCGAAAAAAGAAGTCCATGGTTTGGGAGTACTTTACCATTGAAAATGTGAGTGCCGGATGTAGAAGAGCATATTGCAAGCGCTGCAAGCAAAGTTTTGCTTATAGCACTGGTTCTAAGGTAGCAGGTACCAGTCATCTGAAGCGTCACATTGCCAAAGGAACCTGTCGAGCACTCTTACGAGGCCAAGGCCAAGATAACAATCAATTCATCACCCCATATAACCCAAAGATGGGTGGAAGTGAACCTCCTAAGCGACGCTACAGATCTCCTAGCTCACCTTTTATCCCATTTGATCAGGACCGGTGCCGCCATGAAATTGCCAGAATGATTATCATGCATGAGTACCCTCTTCACATAGTTGAACATCCTGGGTTCATAGCTTTTGTTCAAAACCTTCAGCCTCAGTTTGATAAAATGAGTTTCAACACCGTTCAAGGGGATTGTGTTGCAACTTACCTGAGGGAAAAGCAAAGCCTAATGAACTTTATTGAGGGTATTCCTGGACGCTTCTGTCTTACACTGGACATGTGGAGTTCAAATCAAACCCTCGGTTATGTGTTTATAACTGGACACTTCGTTGATAGTGACTGGAAGTTGCACAGACGGGTTTTCAATGTTGTAATGGAACCATATCCGGATTCCCATTCTGCTCTAAGTCATGCCATCGCTGCCTGCCTTTCAGACTGGAGTTTGGAAGGCAAGTTATTTTCCCTCACCTTCAATCATCCGCTAAGTGAAGCTGGGCTGGAAAATCTTAGACCTTTACTGTGCGTTAAAAATCcccttattcttaatggtcagctGTTAATTAGAAATTGTATAGCTCGTACTATGAGCAGCATGGCAAAGGATGTGCTTGGAGCAGGGCAAGAGATCATCAAGAAAATCCGTGATAGTGTAAAGTATGTGAAGATGTCAGAATCCCATGATGACAAGTTCATTCAAGTTAAAAACCAGCTTCAAGTGCCCAGTGAAAAGAGCCTGTTTCTTGACAATCAAACTCAGTGGAACACAACATACCAAATGCTTGCAGCTGCTTCTGAATTGAAGGAAGTGTTTGATTGCTTGGATACTTACGATCCAGATTATAAGCTAGCCCCATCAATGGAAGACTGGAAGTTGGCTGAGACTTTATGCAGTTTCTTGAAACCTCTCTTCGATGCAGCCAGCATCCTTACAACTACAACTCTCCCTACCGTAATTACATTCTTTTATGAAGTGTGGAAAATACATGTGGACTTGGGTCGTTCCATCACTAGTGAGGATCCTTTCATCAGCAACCTTGCAAAATCAATGCAAGAAAAGATTGACAAGTACTGGAAGGACTGTAGCCTGGTTTTGGCAATGGCAGTGGTCATGGATCCTCGTTTCAAAATGAAACTTGTCGAGTTCAGTTTCACAAAAATATATGGCGAAGATGCTCCCACATACATCAAAACTGTTGACGATGGAATTCATGAGCTCTTTCTTGAATACGTGGCACTCCCATTGCCTTTGACGCCAACTTATGTGGAAGAAGTGAATGGTGCAAACAATGGAAAGACCAACGAATCTCATCAAGGTAATCTTCTTTCGGACCATGGGCTTGCAGATTTTGATGTCTACATTATGGAGACTAATAGCCAGCAGATGAAGTCTGAGCTGGATCAGTACTTGGAAGAGTCCCTGTTACCTCGTGTCCAAGAGTTTGATGTGTTGGGTTGGTGGAAGCTGAACAAGATGAAGTATCCTACTCTTTCCAAGATGGCTCGCGACATTTTGTCGATTCCGGTGTCTGCTGCTGCCACCGAATCAATCTTTGATATCACAGACAAGCAACTAGATGAATATCGTAGCTCTTTGCGACCGGAGACAGTGGAAGCTCTAATCTGTGCCAAGGACTGGCTACATTATGGATCTTCTGATGTTTCGAATGCGCTTGTTAAAATGGAATTTTAGATGTAGATGATATTCCAGAGTATCATGTTTATTGACATATTTCACTGTAGGCCTCTATTTGTACAACTAGAAAGATTTGTATGGATGCTTGGAGTATTTTTCTTATTACGTGTTTCTTTGAAGGCTTTACGTGGCAAGGGAAAGGTCCCAACACCATTGTGTTGCACGTGGCTTGTGCTAATTGACAGTCTCTGAAGGCTGCTCTCTAAACCCTCTCAGCATATTGAACCAAGATGCTTCATCTGACATCCCCTCCCACGATGCTCACTATCTATTAGCAAATCAATAACCAAGTTTTATCCCACGGTTTCAATTCAACAACGATCTCCAACTACATTTAAAAATCCATGTAGTGTTCGTTGGTAAATAAGCAACAACAATGTGCAATAAAGCCGACTGGGAAAGATATGGCGTGAAAGACAGCCATCTACAACTGCTACTTCCATCATCTCTATTGATATAATTTGTTATGCCCCTCCGCCGAGAACATGTGTCGAGCCTAAAATGAATTGTTAACTTTGCATTGATTTCATGAGTACAATCATCCGGTCCACTTCAAATAGAACCCACCACCTGTGTTTAAGGGAGAACGTTTATCCTAATGTAAACACACTTTCAAGACAATAAGGAATCTATTTAAGcttaattgttggaaaaaatcagttcgaaaattattttcttgtacagaaaaagaataaaattttgaaaatcgagtcagcttgtgatatttatagcaataaattttCCCGAATAATACCTGTGGTTTGAGCAAGACGGATCCTAGACGTTCCTGACTTTCAACAGAACGACCTTTTCcgctattcttgtaccatgaaCTGTTTCGAGTGTGGACTCGAACAATTACGAATCaaacaaaaaattagaaataattttcttacttttagtATGAAAATAAATCTCTCTTATAGAAACTAACATAATTGTTAttcccaaaaataatatttatatttagaaataaattctGATTTATTTTCGAGCAGAATAACAATATATCAAAGTTGTGTATTGTAGCCCTAttgtgccatctatttatagggagtaGTAATGaaaccctagttgaattagttacaaacaatatttatttaatataaaaacaattccCTAGTTGAATTAGGAGAGAGAGGGGTGGCTAACCCTTGTTATTTTACTATGGTTGTCGCCCCTCATACTTGTTATGAGGGCGTTTTGGGTCTCTcctgtattgggtccaattatatgtgtttcttgaacttttaactcggtattttacaattcaatccaactcaatacatgttttaatttaaataaattaaattttcaattaaataactttcttaacccaattctaattccgttaaaatcatgacaactctaccataaaagaatctatgtgaaaatatatttaatttctacattcaacggattcacaatgaccaattaatctaatttcatttttgaacttcaattaattaaataataattcgaaaaacttaatttaattCTTAGGTtatttccatacttagtgagaagCCACATTCATTTCCGAACgtaactcatttctctaactttatcatttctatcaatttgtactcatttgattcaacattcaattcatttttggtttaaACAAGTTAGCAGAGGGTCTTATTGGACATATATGATTAagactcaaataatttataattaagttctaacttttcaactattaattataaactcatttggtcacgaagtcattccactatagtagcGTGATTGAGGTCTCCCTTATAACATACAATTACAAAAGCTACTCGATCAGTACTCGTCCAATGACCGAGTCATAAGTGTAttaccttcataggatatccttaatctctttgggataaacatgttctcccaatatgatcctattttatctcatggtaaccattacatctttctttatgaaaagtcaattactatcaaatagtaatgatcgcctccggacatactaacgtccagagtgtgaatactacagtAAAAGATATATGAATGAGAGGGTATCCGCAAGTGTATGagtctagttgtaatatagttacaacagagtAGCTGACCACTCCGAGGaccgtacccaagggaggctagtgctagatcaattttaacctaaacaccaaaagatctaattagtactcaaaataagttatattacaCAAGTATAAATAAAAGGagtttttaggatttttataatagaaatataataaagaaaaaaatatcaagAGATTGAAAAGTATAATTAATCAAATCTGGTTATGGGTGATTAACTCGCTTTTGTAATTTTCATCAACTGCCGCTTCGGGTTCCtcttcaatcaactagtcgatatccTAGTGGGATCTTTCGATACGTCCACTAGAATAACCAGTCAGTAATgactacttatcttccaacctcacagtctagacaggcttagggtgaaggtgttcacgaataagccataccaattttaggttaattcccatCTTGATAACTTCCCAGGTtcatcaagcctagggtttataGATCATACCTTCACTCGCTAATCCTTCAtaaagggattagttcctcatggtgtTCAGAAACACTATAGAATTGATATAAAAAGTGAACATGGTGAATGAATCGAAAGTATAGAGTTTAAGAAAAAACTTGATTTGTATTTAGAATGAAAGCAAATCCACAAAGTTTGATTGTATCCACAAATCAGATCTCCCGAAACAAAAGAAAGAACAtactgaaaataaatttaaaacctaagaaaagagaaaagctaaacTGGAATTAAAAGAGAAATTCTAAGCTAAGTAATTGGTATCTTTACTGTGTGACaaataagcctatttatagatttcaggtggttgttgtccttaaccctaggttagctaacattcccgagctttaagtttgattgtgtagaccaaaattCCCTCTGGCTCGTGTTAATTTTCATCTAGAGTCAATGTCGCGACGTAGAAGTTAGTATACTTCTATTCAGTATGTCTTCAGGGGTATGTTGAGACACACTTAAGTTGTGTTGCAACGTCGAAGGTAGTTTCATGATTTCTCTATTCTACTTTTTATGCTGTGACATTGATCCTTTCGTGTTGCGACATAGTGACCAGTATCTATTTAGTACGCCTTCCagtggtctcctgcacacttgcAAAGTTCATTaactcacccttaggcctcattcggtccttaaggtcaataaaaaactcaatttgcacattttattggcTTTAAGAAAACTTACTAAAACATAGTTAAAACCTAATGATAATGCTTGTTTTCAAGATTCTAAAGTGCGAAAGTTAGTTTAGTTATCTACACCGAATTACGATAGATcaagtaattaagtcattcattacAAAGAAAATGACTCGTGACCATATTTACTTTTCCTCTATAACGTAATACCTgcgagaggatatcatttaccatgTCTTGGACTATGAATTCTATTATTGTAACACTCATATTTCTAATAACCAAAAATTAGGAACGAATAAGGGACTATATTGAAAGAAACTAGAAGTTGGCGGCTATATTGAAAGGTAAGGGAAAGCTGAAAACTGAATCGGATATGGTTGAGATCTAATTCTGGTTCAGTTAGAATGGAACCAATCGATTCCTTAGTAGGAGGCGTAATAATTAGTGATGCACGAATTTCATGAGGTTGGAAAAAGTGAGAGAAGGGTTATAAATAGCTGGGAGATGACTCTCAAGGATGATTTTCTTCCTAACCTTGACCAATTTATAATAGCTCGTTTTTAGTgaagtcgaaacagtggtttcaggaccacaaatctgataagtaaatatttattctattattattttaatgtctatggtatGTTAGTAGGGTagcataaaaattttgttaagaatttttgacattttcatgcttaattaagtgaaaaggactaaatcgtaaaaggtacaAAAGTGGAGTTCTACTAGCTAAAATTATCTATTGGCTATGGAATTTAATTATgagtggacttaaatggtaattagaccatttataatattagtggacttttatggacacaaagtaagtgattttgaagttaaaaacaaaaggttaaaaaagataattaaataaataaatcataattaaacgAAGTAAAAATACTTAGTATCATCCTCAACCCTTATTTCTTCcaccaaaattaaaaatagaaaacaacaTGGGAGCAttctaggttcggccaagcttGATTCTACTTGCATGGTATGcaattttgtctcgtttttaatgatttttatgtttttgaaatcgctgtagcttaatctagctagcccgagtaTTAATTTCCAAAACTTTTAAAAGTTTAGGGTCTTACCATGAATTTTCTTGCATGGTATGCAATTTTTGAAGTGTAATGAaggattatgagtccttgttaataaataaacaagttttgtaaagtgatttttgatgaaaatgtcatttaaggtcttatttgtaaaaatagtaaaagtacatggtgaaattgtgaaatgttgAATTTTATGGATTGATAAAAGTTTTTAGTGAATTCGGGTAGCACATAATCTGGATGAAATTGCTTAAAtctcattttacgagcttaaggactaatttgtaaataagttaaaatattaggggtaaaggtgtaattttacaaaatatgaattttggactaaattgaatagaatgagaattaaatggattgaatttttatatttatatctagatagacctcgtacggagttagattgGGGAAAAGCGAAAGCCTCGGATTGTTAATCCCGTTTCTACGTCtttgttatcgaggtaagttcgtataattataTATCGTTTTAATgctatatattgatatatatgttaatatgttaatttatatgtaaCTGAATGATGTAAGTCCAACGATGTCATGACGATTATCGAGcaccatttgaaccttaggaatttgtaggatacaaatgacatgtcattagggtattCATGTTTAGGGTGCTGGTTTTGAATATCCTACTAATGGCTgagatcctgcatttgttgcggataatccacagtgtaacagcccaatttttagtagtgtcagaatagtgatttgagatcactaaaattgatgaaaaagttagaaaaatttattaattaataattataagttaagtgtgattttagaaatatttttaaatcagtgaattttgtgatttaaaagaaattattaggtaaattgggtcgaaaacgagatatcgagacctcgatattataaactgagccgtaaatatttataaaaatatttacggagtgtcaacaggataatattaaagtttcgttaagaaattttaacgctttgatagttaattatgaaaaaggactaaattgaagtaaggataaaagtttaattatagattaaagaaaagttaaaggaccaaataggcaattatgcctttttctaaagttgaggcggcataacaaaagaaaaatctaagatatttttaatttaaaatatatattatattatacatgcgtaagtaataattatgtttttatattatattattattaatatattatattatattattatattattatattattatattattatatatatgacaaagaaagaaagaaaagaaacagagagcaaaacaaaacagagaagggagaaagaaagaaacagagagcaaaacgaaacagagaaggaaggaaggaaagaaagaaagaaaagaaaagaaaaagggaaatttggggTTTTAAGGTTCAAAGTAATttgatcaagaagtacgaaactcgaggttagacaaagggaagaataaagttgaagactaagttggtgaattaggctataattggtaccgagcatgaaatgatagagaattaaaatttaaaagtcccgttgatacataaggatggtactggatacgaatgtcatgacatttgggtaaagagatcccctgtaagaccatgtctgggacatggcattggcatccttaagatcatgagaggtcccctgtaagaccatgtctgggacatggcatgggcaccgagacgagaggtcccatgtaagaccatgtctgggacatggcgttggcaccgagatgagaggtcccctataagaccatgtctgggacatggcatgggcaccatcacgagaacatcccatgtaagaccatgtctgggacatggctttggcatgttattattagaagagacccgagtatccttattattccaatgtagttcaacgggcttgtaaacgaatcatgttcatgaaagttcagtttaaagcataaatggcaagctcaggtaagttgtaagacttaagaacttattatactatcaattgatgttcaacgatgcagcaatgattgagtaagttatgcacacaaatattctaagtaaacaagtaagagaactagtatgagattaactaaagagtaaactagagatatagacattgagtttaattatttaagttaaatattgttatttatttgctagtaaacttactaagctttatgcttacttcttttatttctctttctcttatagtattgcaaagctacttcaaggatcctaaagaagtcggagatcgtccacactatcaactacaactgctcggtattttatatcgaaacacgtttaagttatggcatgtatagggatttagttattttgtatgtttgtagtgatggttttgctaatgagtgatgtgtaagtatttgatgatgtatggttattaaaatgattaaggatgaaggtgtttgttgttatgaaagattaggtgataaattatgcatggaaatcatgaaaggataaaattttgcaaagaaacagaattcagcagcacagtgacgtgaatttgaaaaatcacccaagatagtataaaatgaattagagggtgaatgatatatggaattaaagcttgttgagtctattttcatggaaaaataacggtgtagaaaaaaagaaatttatattttaagatatgtgaattttagtaagatagggtcagaactgtttttggagtcccctgttctgagtttagaaaataattacaaattgtacaaaaatggttatgagttaaaatttacatgcttagattccttaatgagtctattttctatagaaacaagtaagaacttcatatgaaaatcctatagtgagaaaacttattttagtgactagaggtcagggcagtctggtggtgacacaggggagactttaactaataaactgtactaatttgctgaaccaaaaattctaaaaattttatggtgagtatatatatgagtctagtttcagggaaaatttacggattaaatttcgagttctgtagctcaagttataattaatttagtaactgctgcacgattagacagatttgctgcgaataatgaaataaattttcaaacctagtttttatgctccgaattggtaagataagctaagtaatgcctcgtgctcgactccggaaacgatctcgggtaaggggtgttacattttatttgtatcaaagcaggtttagtcggttctcggaaatactcagtaagaataagagtctacctatacatgccatacttatatattttgatagtgtgacgactcctgacgattttaaaatgttttcttttatagttatggatcctgaacgagctagtacagatgaagtagagagtaatgcacctattcccgcagaagggacggtgccatcaGATGTTATATCAGTCCCATATTTCCTAAGTGTTCTGTTTCGTCTACTGGGCCTCTGCTAAAAAAAAATGTTACAAGATAAAAGATTATCTTTGATTCAATGATGAATGATTATAAAGGAAAAATAAGTTACAAAGCTGTGAATAAAGAAGTAtgtatttgtaataaaataatttaaagttgtGAATAAGTAAATGTTATTTAGTTCTGTATGGAGATTTAAATAGTAATCCTTATAGATAAGGATGAAAATATACATTTATACACTTAAAAGAGTAACCTTGATAAATGAGAATGTTTTACTAATAGACAAAAATGTCTCCAATTGATCTAGTTCCGACAGTGATGAAAGTGATATTTGAGTATTGATAGAGAAAGGGGAGTTGCCTATATGAGTAAAGATTTATAAGgtatgaaatgaatgtttgtaATGAATATATTGACGATAAAAGTCatgttatgttatatatatataagtatatataagagtcaaatttgaggctttacgaccttcacCCCTCACCTGAACAATGGAATTTACAAGAATTGTATTCATTAAGTTTACAAGTGTGAATTGAAGAGTTCAATAATGAAGGAATAATAATCAGTCAGAATTGTGATGGGATAGCAAGTAAAGAGAGAGTTCTAG
Protein-coding sequences here:
- the LOC107901323 gene encoding zinc finger BED domain-containing protein DAYSLEEPER, which codes for MTEITDMETIPGESNNQLALTTPEAQPIKRRKKKSMVWEYFTIENVSAGCRRAYCKRCKQSFAYSTGSKVAGTSHLKRHIAKGTCRALLRGQGQDNNQFITPYNPKMGGSEPPKRRYRSPSSPFIPFDQDRCRHEIARMIIMHEYPLHIVEHPGFIAFVQNLQPQFDKMSFNTVQGDCVATYLREKQSLMNFIEGIPGRFCLTLDMWSSNQTLGYVFITGHFVDSDWKLHRRVFNVVMEPYPDSHSALSHAIAACLSDWSLEGKLFSLTFNHPLSEAGLENLRPLLCVKNPLILNGQLLIRNCIARTMSSMAKDVLGAGQEIIKKIRDSVKYVKMSESHDDKFIQVKNQLQVPSEKSLFLDNQTQWNTTYQMLAAASELKEVFDCLDTYDPDYKLAPSMEDWKLAETLCSFLKPLFDAASILTTTTLPTVITFFYEVWKIHVDLGRSITSEDPFISNLAKSMQEKIDKYWKDCSLVLAMAVVMDPRFKMKLVEFSFTKIYGEDAPTYIKTVDDGIHELFLEYVALPLPLTPTYVEEVNGANNGKTNESHQGNLLSDHGLADFDVYIMETNSQQMKSELDQYLEESLLPRVQEFDVLGWWKLNKMKYPTLSKMARDILSIPVSAAATESIFDITDKQLDEYRSSLRPETVEALICAKDWLHYGSSDVSNALVKMEF